In Phragmitibacter flavus, one DNA window encodes the following:
- the kdpB gene encoding potassium-transporting ATPase subunit KdpB yields MSTSLFDWQIARPAIPAAFKKLHPRLMIQNPVMALTLLGAITTTFSIFTTTPDARGFTLQLSLWLWFTVLFANFAEAIAEGRGKAQADTLRKARKDTTARRLKSNGSEETIPAQSLQKGDTVICETGDLIPADGEVIEGIASVDEAAITGESAPVIRESGGDRSAVTGGTRVISDRILIRITSEKGNTFIDRMISMVEGAQRQKTPNEIALTILLTALTLIFLGVVVTLHPFARYAGLTLSLPVLTALLVCLIPTTIGALLSAIGISGIDRLIRRNVIATSGRAVEAAGDIDVLLLDKTGTITIGNRMASDFRPAPGITEAQLADAAQLASLADETPEGRSIVILAKEKFNLRARDLTTDNNNTQATFIPFTAQTRMSGVDIDQRRIRKGAADSIRQYIQQLGGSYPSEVTQLVETASRAGRTPLVVAEGNQVLGVVELKDVVKGGIKQRFAQLRQMGIRTVMITGDNPMTAAAIAAEAGVDDFMAQATPEDKLNRIRHEQAQGRLVAMTGDGTNDAPALAQADVGVAMNTGTQAAREAGNMVDLDSNPTKLIEIVEIGKQLLMTRGALTTFSISNDVAKYFAIIPAMLMATFPAIAPLNIMRLASPESAILSAIIFNALIIIALIPLALRGVPYRAVGATAALQRNLLIYGLGGLILPFIGIKAIDLIITTLHLV; encoded by the coding sequence ATGTCCACTTCCCTCTTCGACTGGCAAATCGCCCGCCCCGCCATCCCCGCCGCCTTCAAAAAGCTCCACCCCCGGCTCATGATTCAAAACCCGGTGATGGCCCTCACCCTTCTCGGAGCCATCACCACCACCTTCAGCATCTTCACCACCACCCCCGACGCGCGAGGTTTCACCCTGCAACTTTCCCTCTGGCTCTGGTTCACCGTGCTCTTCGCCAACTTCGCCGAAGCCATCGCCGAAGGCCGCGGCAAAGCACAGGCCGACACCCTCCGCAAAGCCCGCAAAGACACCACCGCACGCCGGCTCAAGTCGAACGGTAGCGAAGAAACCATCCCCGCCCAATCCCTCCAAAAAGGCGACACCGTCATCTGCGAAACCGGCGACCTCATCCCCGCCGACGGCGAAGTCATCGAAGGCATCGCCAGCGTCGACGAAGCCGCCATCACCGGCGAATCCGCCCCCGTCATCCGCGAAAGCGGCGGCGATCGCAGCGCCGTCACCGGCGGCACCCGCGTCATCAGCGACCGCATCCTCATCCGCATCACCTCCGAAAAAGGCAACACCTTCATCGACCGCATGATCTCCATGGTCGAAGGCGCGCAACGCCAGAAAACCCCCAACGAAATCGCCCTCACCATCCTCCTCACCGCCCTCACTCTCATCTTCCTCGGCGTCGTGGTCACCCTCCATCCCTTCGCCCGCTACGCCGGACTCACCCTCAGCCTCCCCGTCCTCACCGCCCTCCTCGTCTGCCTCATCCCCACCACCATCGGTGCCCTCCTCAGCGCCATCGGCATCAGCGGTATCGACCGCCTCATCCGCCGCAACGTCATCGCCACCAGCGGCCGCGCTGTCGAAGCCGCCGGTGACATCGACGTCCTCCTGCTCGACAAAACCGGCACCATCACCATCGGCAACCGCATGGCCTCCGACTTCCGCCCCGCCCCCGGCATCACCGAAGCCCAACTCGCCGACGCCGCCCAGCTCGCCTCCCTCGCCGACGAAACCCCCGAGGGCCGCAGCATCGTCATCCTCGCCAAAGAAAAATTCAACCTGCGCGCCCGCGACCTCACCACCGACAACAACAACACCCAGGCCACCTTCATCCCCTTCACCGCCCAGACCCGCATGAGCGGCGTCGACATCGACCAACGCCGCATCCGCAAAGGTGCCGCCGACTCCATCCGCCAATACATCCAACAACTGGGCGGAAGCTATCCCTCCGAAGTCACCCAACTCGTCGAAACCGCCTCACGCGCCGGCCGCACCCCCCTCGTCGTCGCCGAAGGCAACCAGGTGCTCGGCGTCGTCGAACTCAAAGATGTCGTCAAAGGCGGCATCAAACAACGCTTCGCCCAACTCCGCCAGATGGGCATCCGCACCGTCATGATCACCGGCGACAACCCCATGACCGCCGCCGCCATTGCCGCCGAAGCCGGCGTCGACGACTTCATGGCCCAGGCCACCCCTGAAGACAAACTCAACCGCATCCGCCACGAGCAAGCCCAGGGGCGACTCGTCGCCATGACCGGCGACGGCACCAACGACGCCCCCGCCCTCGCGCAGGCCGACGTCGGTGTCGCCATGAACACCGGCACCCAGGCCGCCCGCGAAGCCGGCAACATGGTCGACCTCGACAGCAACCCCACCAAACTCATCGAAATCGTCGAAATCGGCAAACAACTCCTCATGACCCGCGGTGCCCTCACCACCTTCAGCATCTCCAACGATGTGGCAAAATACTTCGCCATCATTCCCGCCATGCTCATGGCCACCTTCCCCGCCATCGCCCCCCTCAACATCATGCGCCTCGCCTCCCCCGAAAGCGCCATCCTCAGCGCCATCATCTTCAACGCCCTCATCATCATCGCCCTCATCCCCCTTGCCCTGCGCGGCGTCCCCTATCGCGCCGTCGGAGCCACCGCCGCCCTCCAGCGCAACCTCCTCATCTACGGCCTCGGCGGCCTCATCCTCCCTTTCATCGGCATCAAAGCCATCGACCTCATCATCACCACCCTCCACCTCGTGTGA
- the kdpC gene encoding potassium-transporting ATPase subunit KdpC encodes MKTILHHLRASIVITLLFTLILCGLYPLTIWSIGQIAFPHQANGSLITNPQGELLGSTLIGQNFTSPTYFHSRPSAAGPHGYDASSSSGSNLGPTSIKLADQIQQRITDYLSSNTIPPNTPIPADAVTASASGLDPHISPANAELQIPRIARARNLPENQIRQLVHQHTEPPSLGLLAPPRVNVLTLNLALDHQTP; translated from the coding sequence ATGAAAACCATCCTCCATCACCTCCGCGCCTCTATCGTCATCACCCTCCTTTTCACCCTCATCCTCTGCGGCCTCTACCCCCTCACCATCTGGTCCATCGGCCAGATCGCCTTCCCCCATCAAGCCAACGGCAGCCTCATCACCAACCCCCAAGGCGAACTCCTCGGCTCCACCCTCATCGGCCAGAACTTCACGAGCCCAACCTACTTCCATTCCCGCCCCAGCGCCGCCGGCCCCCATGGCTACGACGCCTCCAGCTCCAGCGGCAGCAACCTCGGCCCCACCTCCATAAAACTCGCCGACCAAATCCAGCAACGCATCACCGACTACCTCAGCAGTAACACCATTCCCCCCAACACCCCCATTCCCGCCGACGCCGTCACCGCTTCCGCCAGCGGTCTCGACCCCCACATCAGCCCCGCCAACGCCGAGCTCCAAATCCCCCGCATCGCCCGCGCCCGCAACCTCCCCGAAAATCAAATCCGCCAACTCGTTCATCAACACACCGAACCCCCATCCCTGGGCCTCCTCGCCCCCCCCCGCGTCAACGTCCTCACCCTCAACCTCGCCCTCGACCACCAAACTCCCTAA
- a CDS encoding REP-associated tyrosine transposase, with amino-acid sequence METPVPDEVACKGTRDWPHGPPHRLLEAGVYFVTARTAGQVPILDSPQMKDWFQETLLSLAEKYGWRLEAWAVLSNHYHLVGHSPAADSGGAGSLGNFLRHLHSVTTREFNRRMGREGGTRLWQNFRETHLTLQRGYLARLNYVHQNAVHHGLVERASDYRWCSALAFKESVTPAWCRTVASFRFDEIARGDGE; translated from the coding sequence ATGGAAACCCCTGTTCCAGATGAGGTTGCTTGCAAGGGCACGCGGGACTGGCCGCATGGGCCGCCGCATCGGTTGCTCGAAGCTGGGGTGTATTTTGTGACGGCGAGGACGGCGGGTCAGGTGCCGATTCTGGATTCGCCGCAAATGAAGGACTGGTTTCAGGAGACGTTGCTGAGTTTGGCGGAGAAGTATGGTTGGAGGTTGGAGGCATGGGCGGTGTTATCGAATCATTATCATTTGGTGGGGCATAGTCCGGCGGCTGATTCGGGCGGGGCGGGGTCGTTGGGGAATTTTTTACGGCATTTGCATAGTGTGACGACGCGGGAGTTTAACCGACGGATGGGAAGGGAGGGGGGAACGCGGCTGTGGCAGAACTTTCGGGAGACGCATTTGACGTTGCAGCGGGGCTATTTGGCGCGCTTGAATTATGTGCATCAGAATGCGGTGCATCATGGGTTGGTGGAGCGGGCGTCGGATTATCGTTGGTGCAGTGCGCTGGCGTTTAAGGAGTCGGTGACGCCTGCGTGGTGCCGGACGGTGGCGAGTTTTAGGTTTGATGAGATTGCGAGAGGGGATGGGGAATGA
- a CDS encoding sensor histidine kinase, with product MTELIRPDPDSLLAEVMRQEAQSKMGKLHIFLGMCPGVGKTFAMLQAAAQRQREGTNLLVGIVETHGRRETADLLNHLEVLPRKTLPHRDHPLTEFDLDAVLERRPDLVLVDELAHTNAPGSRHTKRYQDVLELLSAGIDVYTTVNVQHIESQVDTVRQITGVTIQETVPDSILDHAHEIELIDISVDKLLDRMAAGKVYLGDRAEHAMSNFFKEGNLTALREMALRFTAEHVDRDLENIRRSHRVTSPWKTNARLLLGVGPSPYAESLIRWTRRAATRLNCPWLIVWVESTTTPTPEAQKRLTASLALARQLGAEIVNVTGEDIATAILQVARERNVTQIVVGKPGKRRLFRPTLADQIIAQSGDIDVCVVRPTLATNQTSTPSKNTRPLPSPATLREYAWAIGITAVTTLIGFPLLPLTGYFFVGLLFLLTIILSSLRLTRGPVLLMATLNALCWNFLFIQPYYTFQIQNLHDSLMFGMFFIIALSMGHLTTRLRQRERAERQRQRQTAALLSVTQSAALSAQPDQGLAEALRTINELLNAQTAIVTRHGDHTLHSQPHPASTFIPTDKEWGVIHWSYDNKKPAGRFTDTLPVSDATWFPLQTATSILGVIGLKRNSATTLDFLTRQSIEAFALQIALVLEKEHFIAAIKHAELLAQSEHLQRTLLDSVSHELKTPLAIIQTSLDALDTEQNPYLDEIHTASQRLQRVVNNLLQITRIESTTIQPQSEWCTLSDLIHEALDTVQDDLTQHPIHQHLPDPAPTISLDPKIFTQAIANLIHNATTYTPPQTPIDIHASIENQKTLTLTVRDHGPGLPPDSTEKIFTKFYRLPGSPTGGTGLGLSIARALIRSLNGTLTAANHPQGGALFTIKLPVSILNADP from the coding sequence ATGACCGAACTCATCCGTCCTGATCCCGATTCCCTCCTCGCGGAAGTCATGCGTCAGGAAGCCCAATCCAAGATGGGCAAACTCCACATCTTCCTCGGCATGTGCCCCGGCGTCGGCAAAACGTTCGCCATGCTGCAGGCCGCTGCCCAACGCCAGCGCGAAGGCACCAACCTCCTCGTCGGCATCGTCGAAACCCACGGCCGCCGCGAAACCGCCGACCTCCTCAACCACCTCGAAGTCCTCCCGCGCAAAACCCTCCCCCATCGCGATCACCCCCTCACCGAATTCGATCTCGACGCCGTCCTCGAACGCCGACCCGACCTCGTCCTCGTCGACGAACTCGCCCACACCAACGCCCCCGGCTCCCGCCACACCAAACGCTACCAGGACGTCCTCGAACTCCTCAGCGCCGGCATCGACGTCTACACCACCGTCAACGTCCAGCACATCGAAAGCCAGGTCGACACCGTCCGCCAGATCACCGGCGTCACCATCCAGGAAACCGTCCCCGACTCCATCCTCGACCACGCCCACGAGATCGAACTCATCGACATCAGCGTCGACAAACTCCTCGACCGCATGGCCGCTGGCAAAGTCTACCTCGGCGACCGCGCCGAACACGCCATGTCCAACTTTTTCAAGGAAGGCAACCTCACCGCCCTACGCGAAATGGCCCTGCGTTTCACCGCGGAGCACGTCGACCGCGACCTCGAAAACATCCGCCGCTCCCACCGCGTCACCAGCCCTTGGAAAACCAACGCCCGGCTCCTCCTCGGCGTCGGCCCAAGCCCCTATGCCGAAAGCCTCATCCGCTGGACCCGCCGTGCCGCCACCCGGCTCAACTGCCCCTGGCTCATCGTCTGGGTCGAAAGCACCACCACCCCAACTCCCGAAGCCCAAAAACGCCTCACCGCCTCCCTCGCCCTCGCCCGCCAGCTCGGTGCCGAAATCGTCAACGTCACCGGCGAAGACATCGCCACCGCCATCCTCCAGGTCGCCCGCGAACGCAACGTCACCCAGATCGTCGTCGGCAAACCCGGCAAACGCCGCCTCTTCCGACCCACCCTCGCCGATCAAATCATCGCCCAAAGCGGGGACATCGACGTCTGCGTCGTCCGCCCCACCCTTGCCACCAACCAAACTTCCACCCCCTCCAAAAACACCCGTCCGTTACCATCCCCCGCCACCCTCCGCGAATACGCCTGGGCCATCGGCATCACCGCCGTCACCACCCTCATCGGCTTCCCCCTTCTGCCTCTCACCGGCTACTTTTTCGTCGGCCTGCTCTTCCTGCTCACCATCATCCTCAGCTCCCTCCGGCTCACCCGCGGCCCCGTGCTCTTGATGGCCACCCTCAACGCCCTCTGCTGGAACTTCCTCTTCATCCAGCCCTACTACACTTTTCAAATTCAGAACCTGCACGACAGCCTCATGTTCGGCATGTTCTTCATCATCGCCCTCAGCATGGGCCACCTCACCACCCGCCTCCGTCAACGCGAACGGGCCGAACGCCAGCGCCAGCGCCAGACCGCCGCCCTCCTCAGCGTCACCCAAAGCGCCGCCCTTTCCGCCCAACCCGATCAAGGCCTCGCCGAAGCTCTGCGCACCATCAACGAACTCCTCAACGCCCAAACCGCCATCGTCACCCGCCACGGCGACCACACCCTCCACTCCCAACCCCACCCCGCCAGCACCTTCATCCCCACCGACAAAGAATGGGGCGTCATCCACTGGTCCTACGACAACAAAAAACCCGCCGGACGCTTCACCGACACCCTCCCCGTTTCCGACGCCACCTGGTTCCCCCTGCAAACCGCCACCAGCATCCTCGGCGTCATCGGCCTCAAACGTAACTCTGCCACCACCCTCGACTTCCTCACCCGCCAGTCCATCGAAGCCTTCGCCCTCCAGATCGCCCTCGTCCTCGAAAAAGAACACTTCATCGCCGCCATCAAACACGCCGAACTGCTCGCCCAATCCGAACACCTCCAGCGCACCCTCCTCGACAGCGTCTCCCACGAACTCAAAACCCCCCTCGCCATCATCCAAACCTCCCTCGACGCCCTCGACACTGAGCAAAATCCTTACCTCGACGAAATCCACACCGCCTCCCAACGCCTCCAACGCGTCGTCAACAACCTCCTCCAAATCACCCGCATCGAATCCACCACCATTCAGCCACAAAGCGAATGGTGCACCCTCTCCGACCTCATCCACGAAGCCCTCGACACCGTCCAGGACGACCTCACCCAGCACCCCATTCATCAACACCTCCCCGATCCCGCGCCCACCATTTCCCTCGACCCAAAAATCTTCACCCAAGCCATCGCCAATCTCATCCACAACGCCACCACCTACACGCCCCCCCAAACCCCCATCGACATCCACGCCAGCATCGAAAACCAAAAGACTCTCACCCTCACCGTCCGCGACCACGGCCCCGGCCTTCCCCCCGATTCCACCGAGAAAATCTTCACCAAATTCTACCGCCTCCCCGGCAGCCCCACCGGCGGCACCGGGCTCGGACTCTCCATCGCCCGCGCCCTCATCCGTTCCCTCAACGGCACCCTCACCGCCGCCAACCACCCCCAAGGAGGAGCCCTCTTCACCATCAAGCTCCCCGTTTCCATCCTCAACGCCGACCCATGA
- a CDS encoding response regulator encodes MIPAPRALIIDDEIQLRRLLRLALQGKGYEVFEAETGSLGLSEAAFRKPDIILLDLGLPDIDGLEVLKRLREWTDTPILILSVRDQETIKVTALENGADDYVTKPFSTVELAARMSAIQRRRKTESEPLITLGHLTIDFAQHEAHLRGQPLKLTPIEYQLLALLARNAGKIVTQKQILTAVWGPNAADQAQYLRVYITHLRKKIPEPESQVKIANEPGIGYRLIES; translated from the coding sequence ATGATCCCCGCCCCACGCGCCCTCATCATCGACGATGAAATCCAGCTTCGTCGCCTGCTCCGACTCGCCCTTCAAGGCAAAGGCTACGAAGTCTTCGAAGCCGAAACCGGCTCCCTCGGCCTCAGCGAAGCCGCCTTCCGCAAACCCGACATCATCCTCCTCGACCTCGGCCTTCCCGACATCGACGGCCTCGAAGTTCTCAAACGCCTCCGCGAATGGACCGACACCCCCATTCTCATCCTTAGCGTCCGCGATCAGGAAACCATCAAAGTCACCGCCCTCGAAAACGGAGCCGACGACTACGTCACCAAACCGTTTTCCACCGTTGAGCTCGCCGCCCGCATGAGCGCTATCCAGCGCCGGCGCAAAACCGAAAGCGAACCCCTCATCACCCTCGGCCACCTCACCATCGACTTCGCCCAGCACGAAGCCCACCTTCGCGGACAGCCCCTCAAGCTTACCCCCATCGAATACCAGCTGCTCGCCCTCCTCGCCCGCAACGCCGGAAAAATCGTCACGCAAAAGCAAATCCTCACCGCCGTCTGGGGACCCAACGCCGCCGATCAGGCTCAATATCTCCGCGTTTACATCACCCACCTCCGCAAAAAAATCCCCGAGCCCGAGTCCCAAGTGAAAATCGCCAACGAACCCGGCATCGGCTACCGCCTCATCGAATCCTAA
- the rph gene encoding ribonuclease PH, whose amino-acid sequence MPRSDSRAADQLREISFEPDIAPHATGSVLVSFGKTRVICAATIQDEVPRWMKVQGVQGGWLTAEYSMLPYSTLDRKDRDISRGKLDGRSQEIQRLIGRSLRAVVDLKKLGSRTLWIDCDVLQADGGTRTASITGACVAATMAFNRLLAKGTLREQPMTRKVAAISVGIYKNEALLDLCYEEDRDAEVDCNLVMTEDGRFVEIQGSGEESTFTDEQLAAMLVLGKKGIKELCALQSAAIEAAAPAKGIAKAAPKSNVDVASLEAAFKKL is encoded by the coding sequence ATGCCTCGCTCTGATTCCCGTGCCGCCGACCAACTTCGTGAAATTTCGTTTGAACCGGATATTGCCCCGCATGCGACGGGGTCGGTGTTGGTGTCGTTTGGCAAAACACGGGTGATTTGTGCGGCGACGATTCAGGATGAGGTGCCGCGCTGGATGAAGGTGCAGGGGGTGCAGGGGGGATGGTTGACGGCGGAGTATTCGATGCTGCCGTATTCGACGCTGGACCGCAAAGATCGGGACATTTCACGGGGGAAACTGGATGGTCGGAGTCAGGAGATTCAGCGTTTGATCGGTCGCAGTTTGCGGGCGGTGGTGGATTTGAAGAAGTTGGGTTCGCGCACGTTGTGGATCGATTGTGATGTGTTGCAGGCGGATGGCGGAACGCGCACGGCGTCGATCACCGGAGCCTGTGTGGCGGCGACGATGGCGTTCAACCGGTTGTTGGCAAAGGGGACTTTGCGGGAGCAGCCGATGACCCGGAAGGTGGCGGCGATCAGCGTGGGGATTTACAAAAATGAGGCGTTGCTGGATCTTTGTTATGAAGAGGATCGGGACGCGGAGGTGGATTGCAACCTGGTGATGACGGAGGACGGTCGGTTTGTGGAGATTCAGGGGAGTGGTGAGGAGTCGACGTTTACGGATGAGCAACTGGCGGCGATGCTGGTGTTGGGCAAGAAGGGGATCAAGGAGTTGTGTGCGTTGCAGTCGGCGGCGATTGAGGCGGCGGCTCCGGCGAAGGGGATTGCGAAGGCGGCTCCGAAGTCGAATGTGGATGTGGCGAGTTTGGAAGCGGCGTTTAAGAAGCTTTGA
- the thrB gene encoding homoserine kinase, whose amino-acid sequence MSSVTIYVPATSANLGPGYDCLGLALNLHNRVTITRTTSPGESPAHPMVAQIASLFFNHHQTNTSPFGFTWHIEGEVPRSRGLGSSVTVRLGVLMGLNALAGNPLNREILFNICTIAEGHPDNVAPAVFGGFALASSTQHFRFEVDPRLKAVIAIPALEVETSQARAALPTSIPHAEAAKNTANAAVIVAAFATGQYEKLVGAFHDYLHQPYRQHLIPGLFDTINAGIDAGALGGYLSGSGSTIACLTLSEDPQSIAQAMQAALAAKQISSHTHILTPDNQGAQVQL is encoded by the coding sequence GTGTCATCCGTCACCATCTACGTCCCCGCCACCTCCGCCAACCTCGGCCCCGGTTACGACTGCCTCGGACTCGCCCTCAACCTCCACAATCGCGTCACCATCACGCGAACCACCAGCCCCGGCGAATCCCCCGCCCATCCCATGGTGGCACAAATCGCTTCCCTCTTTTTCAACCACCACCAGACCAACACCTCCCCCTTCGGCTTCACCTGGCACATTGAAGGCGAAGTCCCCCGCTCCCGCGGCCTCGGCAGCAGCGTCACCGTCCGCCTCGGCGTCCTCATGGGCCTCAACGCCCTCGCCGGCAACCCGCTCAACCGCGAAATCCTCTTCAACATCTGCACCATCGCCGAAGGCCATCCCGACAACGTCGCCCCCGCCGTCTTCGGCGGTTTCGCCCTCGCCAGCTCCACCCAGCACTTCCGTTTTGAAGTCGATCCCCGCCTCAAAGCCGTCATAGCCATTCCCGCCCTCGAAGTCGAAACCTCCCAGGCCCGCGCCGCCCTGCCGACCAGCATCCCGCACGCCGAAGCCGCCAAAAACACCGCCAACGCCGCCGTGATCGTCGCCGCCTTCGCCACCGGCCAATACGAAAAACTCGTCGGCGCTTTCCACGACTACCTCCACCAACCCTACCGACAGCACCTCATCCCTGGCCTCTTCGACACCATCAACGCCGGCATCGACGCCGGTGCCCTCGGCGGTTACCTCAGCGGCTCCGGCTCCACCATCGCCTGCCTCACCCTCAGCGAAGATCCCCAATCCATCGCCCAGGCCATGCAGGCCGCCCTTGCCGCCAAACAAATTTCCTCCCACACCCACATCCTCACCCCCGACAACCAAGGCGCCCAAGTCCAGCTCTGA